The following are from one region of the Salvia hispanica cultivar TCC Black 2014 chromosome 1, UniMelb_Shisp_WGS_1.0, whole genome shotgun sequence genome:
- the LOC125201703 gene encoding 26S proteasome non-ATPase regulatory subunit 7 homolog A-like isoform X1, with amino-acid sequence MDVIKSQQILSRPIEKVVVHPLVLLSVVDHYNRVARDTRKRVVGVLLGTSFKGAVDVTSSYAVPFEEDERDHSIWFLDHNYHESMFSMSRRINAKEHVVGWYSTGPKLKENDLSVHGLFSDYVPTPVLVIIDVQPKELGIPTKAYYAVEEVKENATQKSKKVFVHVPSEIAAHEVEEIGVEHLLRDVKDTSISTLATEVTGKLASLKGLDARLKEIRSYLDLVIEGKLPLNHEILCHLQDVFNLLPNLNVTELVKAFAVKTNDMMLVIYLSSLIRSVIALHNLINNKMLNKEHEKTEDSKPIVATA; translated from the exons ATGGACGTGATCAAGTCGCAGCAGATACTCTCGCGCCCGATCGAGAAGGTCGTGGTGCATCCGCTGGTGCTGCTCAGCGTCGTCGACCACTACAATCGCGTGGCGCGTGACACCAGGAAGCGCGTCGTCGGAGTCCTCCTCGGAACTTCCTTCAAGGGCGCCGTCGACGTCACTAGCAGCTACGCAG TGccttttgaagaagatgaaagggACCATAGCATCTGGTTTCTTGATCATAACTACCATGAATCAATGTTTTCCATGTCCAGAAGAATAAAtg CCAAGGAGCATGTTGTTGGCTGGTATAGCACTGGTCCAAAACTAAAGGAAAATGACCTGAGTGTACACGGTCTTTTCAGTGA CTACGTCCCCACTCCAGTCTTGGTCATTATTGACGTCCAACCAAAAGAGCTTGGGATACCCACTAAAGCCTATTACGCTGTTGAAGAGGTTAAAGAG AATGCCACTCAAAAAAGCAAGAAGGTATTTGTGCATGTTCCTTCTGAAATCGCCGCTCATGAAGTTGAGGAAATCG GAGTTGAACACTTGCTAAGGGATGTAAAGGACACTAGTATCAGCACCCTTGCAACTGAG GTGACGGGGAAACTCGCTTCTCTGAAGGGATTAGATGCACGATTGAAAGAGATCCGAAGTTATCTTGACCTGGTTATAGAAGGGAAGCTTCCATTGAATCATGAAATCCTCTGCCATCTCCAG GATGTGTTCAATTTACTCCCAAATCTAAATGTAACAGAACTTGTCAAAGCATTTGCTG TCAAAACAAATGATATGATGTTGGTCATATATCTGTCGTCCCTTATCAGAAGTGTGATTGCCCTGCATAATTTGATCAACAACAAG ATGCTGAACAAAGAGCATGAAAAAACAGAAGATTCGAAGCCAATTGTTGCAACTGCTTGA
- the LOC125201703 gene encoding 26S proteasome non-ATPase regulatory subunit 7 homolog B-like isoform X2 — protein sequence MDVIKSQQILSRPIEKVVVHPLVLLSVVDHYNRVARDTRKRVVGVLLGTSFKGAVDVTSSYAVPFEEDERDHSIWFLDHNYHESMFSMSRRINAKEHVVGWYSTGPKLKENDLSVHGLFSDYVPTPVLVIIDVQPKELGIPTKAYYAVEEVKENATQKSKKVFVHVPSEIAAHEVEEIGVEHLLRDVKDTSISTLATEVTGKLASLKGLDARLKEIRSYLDLVIEGKLPLNHEILCHLQDVFNLLPNLNVTELVKAFAVKTNDMMLVIYLSSLIRSVIALHNLINNKCSYNPVES from the exons ATGGACGTGATCAAGTCGCAGCAGATACTCTCGCGCCCGATCGAGAAGGTCGTGGTGCATCCGCTGGTGCTGCTCAGCGTCGTCGACCACTACAATCGCGTGGCGCGTGACACCAGGAAGCGCGTCGTCGGAGTCCTCCTCGGAACTTCCTTCAAGGGCGCCGTCGACGTCACTAGCAGCTACGCAG TGccttttgaagaagatgaaagggACCATAGCATCTGGTTTCTTGATCATAACTACCATGAATCAATGTTTTCCATGTCCAGAAGAATAAAtg CCAAGGAGCATGTTGTTGGCTGGTATAGCACTGGTCCAAAACTAAAGGAAAATGACCTGAGTGTACACGGTCTTTTCAGTGA CTACGTCCCCACTCCAGTCTTGGTCATTATTGACGTCCAACCAAAAGAGCTTGGGATACCCACTAAAGCCTATTACGCTGTTGAAGAGGTTAAAGAG AATGCCACTCAAAAAAGCAAGAAGGTATTTGTGCATGTTCCTTCTGAAATCGCCGCTCATGAAGTTGAGGAAATCG GAGTTGAACACTTGCTAAGGGATGTAAAGGACACTAGTATCAGCACCCTTGCAACTGAG GTGACGGGGAAACTCGCTTCTCTGAAGGGATTAGATGCACGATTGAAAGAGATCCGAAGTTATCTTGACCTGGTTATAGAAGGGAAGCTTCCATTGAATCATGAAATCCTCTGCCATCTCCAG GATGTGTTCAATTTACTCCCAAATCTAAATGTAACAGAACTTGTCAAAGCATTTGCTG TCAAAACAAATGATATGATGTTGGTCATATATCTGTCGTCCCTTATCAGAAGTGTGATTGCCCTGCATAATTTGATCAACAACAAG TGCTCTTACAATCCAGTCGAGTCTTGA